A DNA window from Palaemon carinicauda isolate YSFRI2023 chromosome 39, ASM3689809v2, whole genome shotgun sequence contains the following coding sequences:
- the LOC137631465 gene encoding uncharacterized protein produces MKQAALIFVCVLVTADASSLQGYSLPTPGGSSSGGIGGSFGSSTGGSHGGSFVSGGGSGGGFVSSGFGGVGGSVSSGFISGGGSVSSGFVSGGGSVSSGFTSGFGSGGSSSGQGSVSCGDGQVSHGGRCVTPQVERNVYVYNVPAQPQQSGPRPDIPAPKVQHNIVFVRLPENAPGQEPIVVPPPQQKNIVYVLNKGTTAGGQKVINVPAPPKSEPEVFFVNYGDGQNPTLPGGVDLQTALNSAVHQGVGQVIGGGSGAGGSGAGGSGGSIGGGNIAGGFDGGIGGGITGSISGSFSTGSGGSFSGSSSGGFDSSSSSGSISGGFEASSGSIISGGGSSAPSGLYTPP; encoded by the exons ATGAAACAAGCAGCGTTG ATTTTCGTGTGTGTGCTGGTGACAGCAGACGCATCCTCACTACAAGGCTATAGTTTGCCTACTCCTGGTGGATCCTCTAGTGGAGGAATAGGAGGGTCCTTTGGATCCTCCACAGGGGGATCTCATGGGGGATCCTTTGTCTCTGGAGGTGGTTCTGGAGGAGGTTTCGTATCGTCCGGATTTGGCGGTGTTGGAGGTTCAGTATCCTCTGGCTTTATCTCTGGAGGAGGTTCAGTATCATCTGGGTTTGTCTCTGGAGGAGGTTCAGTATCCTCTGGCTTCACATCCGGATTTGGCAGTGGGGGATCATCCTCTGGACAGGGATCTGTCTCCTGTGGTGATGGACAGGTCTCCCACGGAGGAAGATGCGTAACTCCTCAAGTTGAGCGTAATGTCTACGTCTACAATGTCCCTGCCCAGCCTCAACAAAGTGGCCCTCGGCCCGATATTCCAGCACCAAAGGTCCAACACAACATAGTTTTTGTGCGTCTTCCAGAAAATGCTCCTGGACAAGAGCCTATTGTAGTTCCTCCACCACAGCAGAAGAATATTGTTTATGTCCTCAATAAGGGAACTACAGCAGGTGGTCAGAAGGTCATCAACGTTCCAGCACCACCCAAGAGCGAACCTGAAGTCTTCTTCGTCAACTATGGAGATGGTCAAAACCCCACTCTTCCAGGAGGTGTTGATCTTCAGACAGCTCTCAACAGCGCCGTCCATCAAGGAGTTGGCCAAGTCATTGGTGGGGGATCAGGAGCTGGAGGATCAGGAGCTGGTGGATCAGGAGGGTCAATTGGAGGTGGTAATATTGCTGGGGGATTTGATGGTGGAATTGGAGGTGGAATTACAGGAAGTATTTCAGGTAGCTTTTCTACTGGCAGTGGCGGCAGTTTTAGCGGCTCCTCCTCTGGAGGTTTTGACAGCTCCTCCAGCAGTGGCAGTATTTCTGGAGGCTTTGAAGCTTCCAGTGGAAGCATTATTTCTGGAGGTGGCTCATCTGCACCAAGTGGTCTATACACTCCACCTTAA